A stretch of Rhizobium sp. TH2 DNA encodes these proteins:
- a CDS encoding DUF1254 domain-containing protein, protein MMTRLGTCILSIFMLIATAAGAAELDRKEATEIAKEAYIYGVPMVSIYATLYAFSIDEKNPEYKGPFNSTLNVARVFTPKDTGFVTPNSDTPYTFMGLDLRAEPMVITVPKIEPERYFVFQLMDMYTFNFAYIGTRTTGNDGGTYLIAGPAWTGETPKGISKVIHSETQFVNVVGRTQMFNPGDLDNVKKIQADYKLQSLSEFEGKPRIPEPETDWIRPILPAEQKTSTEFYDVLAFLLQFTPTHPSETELRARFEKLGLKPGEKFDVSALPDDIKAALADGMKEGQKAIDDRRVSLHGNSADLFGTREFLKNDFLTRAVGTQVGIGANSKEEALYPIYEKDASGGMLDGSKGKYTLRFAKDGFPPVNAFWSLTMYNLPSQLLVDNPANRYLINSPMLPNLKKDADGGLTIYIQNESPGADKEANWLPAPSGPFMMAMRYYLPKPELLSGAWKSPQVDRIP, encoded by the coding sequence ATGATGACGCGTTTGGGAACGTGCATACTTTCTATCTTCATGCTCATTGCAACAGCGGCCGGCGCTGCTGAACTCGATCGCAAGGAAGCGACCGAGATCGCCAAGGAAGCCTACATCTACGGCGTCCCGATGGTGAGCATATATGCGACGCTGTACGCGTTCTCGATCGATGAGAAGAACCCGGAATACAAGGGACCATTCAACTCGACGCTCAATGTCGCGCGAGTTTTCACGCCGAAGGACACTGGTTTCGTCACCCCGAATTCGGACACGCCCTACACGTTCATGGGGCTCGATCTTCGCGCTGAGCCCATGGTCATCACCGTGCCGAAGATCGAGCCGGAGCGCTACTTCGTGTTTCAGCTCATGGACATGTACACATTCAACTTCGCTTACATCGGTACGCGGACGACAGGCAATGACGGCGGAACATACCTGATCGCCGGACCGGCCTGGACGGGAGAGACCCCGAAGGGCATAAGCAAGGTGATCCACTCGGAGACGCAGTTCGTCAACGTGGTCGGGCGAACGCAGATGTTCAATCCCGGCGACCTCGATAATGTCAAGAAGATCCAGGCCGACTACAAGCTGCAGTCGCTCTCCGAGTTCGAAGGCAAGCCGCGCATTCCGGAACCCGAGACCGATTGGATTCGCCCGATATTGCCTGCTGAACAGAAGACGAGCACGGAATTCTACGACGTGCTGGCGTTCCTTCTGCAATTCACACCAACGCATCCCTCCGAAACCGAGCTTCGGGCGAGATTTGAGAAGCTTGGGCTGAAGCCGGGCGAGAAGTTCGACGTTTCCGCGCTTCCTGACGACATCAAGGCAGCTTTGGCCGACGGTATGAAGGAGGGCCAGAAGGCGATCGATGATCGCCGCGTGTCGTTGCACGGAAACAGTGCTGATCTCTTCGGCACCCGCGAATTTCTGAAGAACGATTTCTTGACGCGCGCCGTTGGCACGCAGGTCGGCATCGGGGCGAACTCGAAGGAGGAAGCGCTCTACCCGATCTACGAAAAGGACGCATCGGGCGGAATGCTCGACGGGTCGAAGGGCAAGTATACGCTGCGTTTCGCGAAAGACGGTTTTCCGCCCGTCAATGCGTTCTGGTCGCTGACGATGTACAATCTGCCAAGCCAGCTTCTCGTTGACAATCCGGCAAATCGCTACCTGATCAATTCGCCGATGCTGCCGAACCTGAAGAAGGACGCCGATGGAGGGTTGACCATCTACATTCAGAACGAAAGCCCCGGCGCCGACAAGGAGGCCAACTGGTTGCCAGCGCCGAGTGGTCCGTTCATGATGGCGATGCGCTACTACCTTCCCAAGCCGGAACTGCTCTCCGGCGCCTGGAAGTCGCCGCAAGTGGATCGCATTCCTTGA
- a CDS encoding ABC transporter permease, which translates to MTVTIDTDERKGPNIFRILKQFGPLLFLIILMIVFTVLKPSFIDPINVFNIMRQISITGLIALGMTFVILTAGIDLSVGALLALCGMVAAIVAKGGAASTLSLSASEGTGYGWFAALLAAVIVGSAAGGIQGLTITKLKVPPFVVTLGGLTIFRGLTLMLSNGGPISGFTPDMRWFGTGLIGPVPVPVIIFAIAAVLCHIVLRYTRYGRAVYAVGGNAEAARLSGLRVDRVLVSVYVIVGFFSGLAAFVLSARLNSAEAVAGLGYELTVISAVVIGGTSLFGGIGSVGGTVVGAALIGVLQNGLQFNNVSSYTQSVVIGLILILAVAFDRWLKSRARV; encoded by the coding sequence ATGACAGTCACGATCGATACGGACGAACGCAAGGGTCCGAATATCTTCCGAATCCTCAAGCAGTTCGGCCCGCTACTCTTCCTGATCATCCTGATGATCGTGTTTACGGTGCTGAAGCCGAGCTTCATCGATCCTATCAACGTCTTCAACATCATGCGCCAGATCTCGATCACGGGGCTGATCGCGCTCGGCATGACCTTCGTCATTCTCACCGCCGGCATCGATCTCAGCGTCGGTGCGCTGCTTGCGCTCTGCGGCATGGTCGCGGCCATCGTCGCCAAAGGCGGGGCTGCCAGCACGCTGTCGCTCTCGGCCTCCGAAGGTACTGGATATGGCTGGTTCGCGGCACTGCTCGCGGCCGTCATCGTCGGCTCGGCGGCAGGCGGGATACAGGGCCTGACCATCACCAAACTGAAGGTTCCGCCTTTTGTTGTCACCCTTGGTGGCTTGACGATCTTTCGCGGGCTGACGCTGATGCTCTCCAATGGCGGGCCGATCTCCGGCTTCACGCCCGATATGCGCTGGTTCGGCACGGGCCTGATCGGTCCGGTTCCGGTTCCGGTCATCATCTTCGCCATCGCGGCCGTGCTTTGCCATATCGTGCTGCGCTATACGCGCTACGGCCGCGCGGTCTATGCCGTAGGCGGCAATGCGGAGGCGGCGCGTCTCTCGGGCCTCAGAGTCGATCGCGTTCTGGTCTCGGTCTATGTCATCGTCGGCTTCTTCTCAGGCCTTGCGGCCTTCGTGTTGTCGGCACGGCTCAATTCCGCCGAAGCCGTCGCGGGTCTTGGCTATGAGCTGACCGTGATCTCCGCCGTGGTCATCGGCGGCACCTCGCTCTTCGGCGGCATTGGCAGCGTCGGCGGAACAGTGGTTGGCGCGGCACTGATCGGCGTGCTGCAGAACGGGCTGCAGTTCAACAACGTCTCGTCCTACACGCAGTCGGTGGTGATCGGCCTGATCCTGATCCTGGCCGTGGCCTTCGATCGCTGGCTCAAGTCACGGGCGCGGGTCTGA
- a CDS encoding sugar ABC transporter ATP-binding protein, with the protein MVAVAEAQQPNQPLLEVHGISKRFSGVAALQDVSLDVRPGEILGLLGENGAGKSTLLKILSGAQPPSSGSIVFDGIDYKPHNPAAAKHAGIVTIYQELSLIPTLSVAENIFIGRAPVGRLGLIDWRRMRQETRAHIARVGLSIDPDTPVSALSVAEQQLVEIARALSIKGRLIIMDEPTSALTESEVQRLLGIMDRLRKEGVAIMFVTHRLEEASTICDRMTVLRDGRLAGHLLREEGRPVPIPAIIEKMVGRAASELYARPTQRETAGAIRLSVRGLRTRRDPEAPHAIVLDGVDIDLKAGEILGVAGLVGSGRTELARAIFGADQIAAGTITLDGKPISPKSPADAIELGIGLVPEDRKHQAIFAMLEIQQNFSVASLDTYSNAIGIMAEGRERQALGEYKKALSIRMASPDQAIEGLSGGNQQKVIIARWLTRDPKVLIVDEPTRGVDVGAKAEVHQILVQLAARGIAVMVISSELPEVLAVSDRIVTMRKGRITGEMPAVEATEETLMALMALGSDQHGQRQGDA; encoded by the coding sequence ATGGTGGCAGTGGCCGAGGCGCAACAGCCGAACCAACCCTTGCTCGAAGTCCACGGCATATCCAAGCGGTTCTCCGGTGTCGCGGCGCTGCAGGATGTTTCGCTCGATGTCCGGCCCGGCGAAATTCTCGGCCTGCTCGGCGAGAATGGCGCGGGCAAATCCACGCTGCTCAAGATTCTCTCCGGAGCCCAGCCGCCGTCCAGCGGCAGCATTGTTTTTGATGGCATCGATTACAAACCACATAATCCCGCCGCCGCCAAGCACGCCGGTATCGTCACCATCTACCAGGAACTCAGCCTCATCCCAACGCTGTCGGTCGCCGAGAATATCTTCATCGGCCGCGCGCCGGTGGGCCGGCTGGGACTGATCGACTGGCGCCGCATGCGTCAGGAAACCCGCGCTCATATCGCCCGCGTCGGTCTTTCGATCGATCCCGATACGCCGGTTTCCGCGCTCTCCGTTGCCGAACAGCAGCTTGTCGAGATCGCCCGCGCGCTCTCCATCAAGGGCCGGCTGATTATCATGGACGAGCCGACGTCGGCGCTCACCGAATCCGAAGTGCAACGCCTGCTCGGCATCATGGACCGCCTCCGCAAGGAGGGTGTGGCGATCATGTTCGTCACCCATCGGCTGGAAGAGGCGAGCACGATTTGCGACCGCATGACGGTGTTGCGCGATGGCCGGCTTGCCGGACATCTGCTGCGCGAGGAGGGGCGGCCAGTGCCGATCCCGGCGATCATCGAGAAGATGGTCGGCCGCGCCGCGTCCGAGCTCTATGCCCGGCCGACGCAGCGGGAGACGGCCGGTGCCATCCGGCTCAGCGTGCGCGGCCTGCGCACAAGGCGCGATCCCGAGGCGCCGCATGCCATCGTGCTCGATGGTGTCGATATCGATCTCAAGGCTGGCGAAATTCTCGGCGTGGCGGGCCTTGTCGGTTCAGGCCGCACTGAGCTTGCCCGCGCCATCTTCGGCGCCGACCAGATCGCCGCCGGCACGATCACGCTCGACGGCAAGCCGATCAGCCCGAAATCGCCGGCCGACGCCATCGAACTTGGCATCGGCCTTGTGCCGGAGGATCGCAAGCATCAGGCGATCTTCGCCATGCTGGAAATCCAGCAGAATTTCTCCGTTGCGTCGCTCGATACCTATTCGAACGCCATCGGCATCATGGCCGAGGGCCGTGAGCGGCAGGCGCTCGGCGAATACAAGAAGGCATTGTCGATCCGCATGGCGTCGCCCGACCAGGCGATCGAGGGCCTCTCGGGCGGCAACCAGCAAAAGGTGATCATCGCCCGCTGGCTGACCCGCGATCCCAAGGTGTTGATCGTCGATGAACCGACGCGTGGTGTCGATGTCGGCGCCAAGGCCGAGGTGCATCAAATTCTCGTGCAACTTGCCGCGCGCGGCATCGCCGTCATGGTGATATCCTCCGAACTGCCTGAAGTGCTTGCCGTCAGCGACCGCATCGTTACCATGCGCAAGGGAAGGATCACCGGCGAAATGCCCGCAGTGGAAGCAACCGAGGAAACGCTCATGGCGCTGATGGCGCTTGGTTCCGATCAGCATGGGCAGCGGCAGGGAGACGCTTGA